A genomic region of Kluyveromyces marxianus DMKU3-1042 DNA, complete genome, chromosome 5 contains the following coding sequences:
- the GPN3 gene encoding putative signal sequence-binding GTPase GPN3: MSRVGVLVLGPAGAGKSTFCNSIITHMQSIGRRAHIVNLDPAAEATKYEFTIDIRDLISLEDVMEEFGLGPNGSLIYCFEYLLNNLDWLDEEIGDYNDEYLIFDCPGQIELYTHIPVLPTIVRHLQNQLNFNLCATYLLEAPFVIDTSKFFSGALSAMSAMILLELPHINILSKLDLVKDSHNKKTLKKFLNPDPLLLTDKVNEETNPRFHKLNEAIANLVDDFGMVQFLPLEAKNTESVATILSYIDDVTQWAEAQEPKEPNDQIEIDDM; encoded by the coding sequence ATGTCGAGAGTGGgtgttttagttttaggCCCTGCAGGTGCTGGTAAGTCTACTTTCTGTAATTCTATCATTACTCACATGCAAAGTATCGGCCGTAGAGCACACATTGTAAACTTAGACCCTGCAGCAGAGGCAACGAAGTATGAGTTCACTATAGATATAAGAGATTTGATATCTTTGGAAGATGTTATGGAGGAATTCGGCTTGGGACCAAACGGTTCTTTGATTTACTGCTTTGAATACTTGCTCAACAATTTGGACTGGttagatgaagaaattggaGATTATAATGATGAATATTTAATATTCGATTGCCCTGGCCAGATCGAACTTTATACGCATATTCCAGTTCTTCCCACGATTgttcgtcatcttcaaaaCCAATTGAATTTTAACCTCTGTGCAACGTACTTACTTGAAGCTCCATTTGTAATAGATACCtcgaaatttttcagtgGAGCTCTAAGTGCCATGTCAGCCATGATTCTATTAGAATTGCCACATATCAATATTCTCAGTAAGTTAGATTTGGTAAAGGACTCGCATAATAAGAAGACCCTaaagaaatttttgaacCCAGATCCATTACTATTAACTGATAAAGTGAACGAAGAAACTAATCCAAGATTCCATAAGCTAAACGAGGCAATAGCCAATTTGGTTGATGACTTTGGCATGGTGCAATTTTTACCACTAGAAGCAAAAAATACAGAAAGTGTAGCTACCATATTGAGCTATATCGATGACGTTACTCAGTGGGCAGAGGCACAAGAACCTAAAGAACCCAATGATCAAATCGAGATAGATGATATGTAA
- the NUP42 gene encoding FG-nucleoporin NUP42 gives MAYSRNQTPCKYFQAGKCLKGNNCNFAHVYTNGNNGGNNKTTGLQKSTEEKYLDLTNDRNLDRYTREIELDMDDYMTFAWAPNGSSYGLAAPCPLNVIANRDFSSDESRFQYWQSIKQGKQGQYEMEITARRKDMEKCVNFVKSEAKKAARYVQLSARTYRSNGTLPSKPFIDHPLDLTGQSYNTNSPFGSVRSNPFANVGPFSSMSSNGAPPFGQSVASTNIVSSNSNSTIGQSPFGNMGAQIGNSTSVFGKPAFGSTAAATPSSPFGQNSNGNSINSNNNGSSNTPGSFGSQNLASNTFGKSTFGAQPFGNPSSSTGFGRPQQTTDSSSAFRKPAFGHGAFGQPSFGQSAARQPAFEQPAFGTSSFGQAATGQLTANQPAFGQSAFGTSPFGQAAIGTSPFGNTPSSQTAFGTSAFGQAASGQSPFGKPLSGQNTFGTSVFGQAAATKSASSQIGSTGSPFSQSNASSNPNSATQVSNNQNNTNTNFNSTVQPFQSINNGFSNSPFNMQSNSENSAAGIQGSISSFVQGLENKSELTAISDLSEKTIALFKAPKFELGNIPEVPPPRELIS, from the coding sequence ATGGCCTACTCCCGTAATCAGACACCGTGTAAGTATTTCCAAGCCGGGAAATGTCTTAAGGGAAATAATTGCAACTTTGCACACGTTTATACCAACGGAAACAATGGTGGgaacaacaaaacaacaGGTCTCCAGAAGTCTAcggaagaaaaatatttggatctCACTAACGACAGGAATCTAGATAGGTATACAAGAGAAATTGAGCTTGATATGGATGATTATATGACATTTGCTTGGGCTCCTAATGGTAGCTCATATGGCCTAGCTGCACCCTGTCCGCTAAATGTTATAGCAAACCGAGATTTCTCATCGGATGAATCTCGGTTTCAGTATTGGCAAAGTATTAAGCAAGGGAAACAAGGACAATATGAGATGGAAATTACTGCTAGACGAAAAGATATGGAAAAATGTGTCAACTTTGTTAAGAGTGAAGCTAAGAAAGCCGCTCGATATGTTCAATTGTCAGCTAGAACTTACAGATCAAATGGAACCCTTCCGTCTAAGCCGTTTATAGATCATCCATTAGATCTTACTGGCCAATCATATAACACTAACAGTCCATTTGGATCTGTTCGCTCTAACCCTTTTGCGAATGTTGGACCCTTTTCCTCTATGTCATCCAATGGAGCACCTCCCTTTGGGCAGAGTGTTGCTAGCACTAATATAGTGTCTTCTAATTCCAATAGTACAATTGGGCAATCCCCATTTGGAAATATGGGGGCGCAAATTGGTAATTCTACTTCAGTTTTCGGAAAGCCCGCTTTTGGATCCACAGCTGCTGCTACACCATCATCTCCGTTTGGCCAGAATTCAAATGGCAATAGTattaatagtaataataatggcAGTTCCAATACACCAGGTTCCTTTGGATCTCAGAATCTAGCTTCGAATACGTTTGGGAAATCAACATTTGGCGCTCAGCCATTTGGTAATCCATCGTCTAGTACTGGATTTGGACGTCCTCAACAGACAACAGACAGTTCCTCAGCCTTCCGCAAACCGGCATTTGGACATGGTGCTTTTGGTCAACCTTCATTTGGTCAATCAGCCGCTCGACAACCCGCATTCGAACAGCCTGCATTTGGTACGTCTTCTTTCGGACAAGCAGCTACTGGTCAATTAACTGCCAATCAGCCAGCATTCGGACAGTCTGCATTTGGTACTTCTCCTTTTGGACAAGCAGCTATTGGTACTTCTCCTTTTGGAAATACTCCGTCAAGTCAAACTGCTTTTGGGACATCTGCCTTCGGACAAGCAGCTTCCGGACAATCGCCTTTTGGAAAACCTTTATCCGGTCAAAACACTTTTGGAACGTCTGTTTTTGGTCAAGCTGCTGCAACAAAGTCTGCCTCTTCTCAAATCGGTTCCACAGGCTCTCCGTTCAGCCAATCTAATGCCAGCTCTAACCCTAATTCGGCTACCCAAGTTTCTAATAATCAGAACAACACAAATACTAATTTCAATTCTACTGTACAGCCGTTCCAATCAATCAACAACGGATTTTCTAATAGCCCTTTTAATATGCAATCTAATTCGGAAAATTCGGCAGCTGGTATTCAGGGATCTATATCGAGTTTCGTTCAAGGTTTGGAAAACAAGTCAGAATTAACAGCTATATCAGATCTCTCTGAAAAAACGATTGCATTATTTAAAGCACCAAAATTCGAGTTGGGAAATATACCTGAAGTGCCTCCACCTCGTGAGTTGATTAGttga
- the ARV1 gene encoding sterol homeostasis protein ARV1: MICIQCGCSIDSLYVIYPGNHIRLTDCPQCSHIVDKYVEFDAVLLFIDLLLLKQGAFLHTAVNRLELHLAKFHKWDRSTASGSTLSQRIKILWNNMQNWLMKYDQLNRLQIFIVTFEVYLHWMAAETQMLKYQSVFHVADKLMIREILNSSIWRQYTFFFLQVIIEMLVLHFVFCHLLIKYWKWNATYKIRHDIIHYTITIANSAKIFPILMLIWPYDTLLSTTIIQMLANIYIIEAVHIVTRISYIKITSFLAATLILQYCLIQILLIAMVSGFDTSLTKSYLTWEYKLMLFKMNAKKSLYL, translated from the coding sequence ATGATTTGTATTCAGTGTGGTTGCTCCATAGATTCTTTGTATGTGATTTATCCAGGAAATCATATTAGACTTACGGATTGTCCACAATGCTCACATATAGTAGATAAATACGTGGAGTTCGATGCGGTGCTACTGTTCATAGATCTATTGTTGCTTAAACAAGGTGCTTTCCTCCATACGGCTGTTAATAGGTTAGAATTACATCTAGCGAAGTTTCACAAATGGGATAGAAGTACTGCAAGTGGTTCCACTTTATCGCAACGTATCAAAATTTTATGGAATAATATGCAAAATTGGTTAATGAAGTATGACCAATTGAATCGGCTACAGATATTTATCGTTACTTTTGAGGTTTATCTTCATTGGATGGCCGCAGAAACACAAATGTTGAAGTACCAGTCGGTATTTCATGTGGCCGATAAGTTAATGATTCGTGAGATTCTCAATTCCTCTATCTGGAGGCAAtatactttcttcttcctgcAAGTGATCATAGAGATGCTTGTTCTccattttgttttctgtcACTTACTCATTAAATATTGGAAATGGAATGCTACTTATAAAATAAGACATGATATTATTCATTATACTATCACTATTGCAAATAGCGCCAAGATATTCCCCATTTTGATGCTAATATGGCCTTATGATACTCTCCTATCAACGACTATCATCCAAATGCTTGCcaacatatatattatagaGGCGGTTCACATCGTTACCAGAATATCTTATATTAAAATTACCTCCTTTCTTGCAGCAACTTTGATATTACAATACTGCTTGATTCAAATCCTGCTCATAGCAATGGTAAGTGGATTTGACACTAGCTTAACAAAGAGCTATTTGACTTGGGAATATAAACTTATGCTTTTTAAAATGAACGCTAAGAAGAGCCTATACTTATAA
- the CSC1 gene encoding Csc1p, producing MKMDSFFFGSFLTNNSDPRAPDFRKPTTRVATTQLLVASLLGFFAFLSFSVLLKKFPRLYASRKYKIGNLPTWDETKLFSWIGVLYKIDDSHVLEFSGLDAFVFLGFFKMCIKLLSIYCVISMTVISPIRYHYTGKYDDGNDEGVIYKRIFSRKSSEFDEPNNSPETAEMYLWMYVIFTFFFTFLALYMLVKQTKMVVNTRQKYLGRQNTVTDRTIRITGIPIQLRDEKELKKKIEDLKIGKVSSVTICREWGSLNNLFHYRKMILKQLELKISECPYEFRNAIYNDEHYTLGRQRNDIENGMETQNVDNQTEVISNSEPDNNELFGEIQLNKRPVIRTGLWGLFGEKVDAIKYLQQQLEFIDEEIKEARRKNYSPTPTAFVTMDSVANAQMAAQTVLDPRVLYLITRLAPAPHDINWDNISLSRRERLFKVYSVTVFIGICSAFLVIPVSYLATLLNLKTISKFWPSLGEFLKNNDWAQNVVTGLLPTYIFTLFNVVIPYFYEFLTKRQGLLSYSDEELSLVSKNFFYILVNLFLVFTLAGTASNYWGYLSDTTKIAYQLATSVKEFSLFYVDLIIFQGIGMFPFKLLLVGSLIGFPFVKIQSKTPRQRKELYNPPVFNFGLQLPQSILIFIITLIYSVMSTKILASGLAYFIIGYYVYKYQLIFAMDHLPHSTGKVWPLVYRRVILGLLLFQLTMAGTLAGFQGGWVLSSCLFPLPLITLSFWIDFERNYLPLSKFIALSSIREHERDNSMVCSTNDVESYEYPLLVAPLEGPMME from the coding sequence ATGAAGATGgattcattcttttttggatCTTTTTTGACCAATAATTCAGATCCGAGGGCACCTGATTTTAGAAAGCCTACCACAAGAGTAGCTACAACTCAGCTTCTCGTAGCATCTTTACTAGgtttttttgcttttctctctttctcagTGTTACTCAAGAAGTTTCCTAGACTTTACGCAAGTCGAAAGTATAAAATTGGTAATTTACCAACATGGGATGAGACTAAACTTTTCAGTTGGATTGGAGTATTATACAAGATAGATGATAGTCATGTTCTAGAGTTTTCTGGGTTGGACGCCTTTGTGTTCTTGGGGTTTTTTAAGATGTGCATAAAGCTTCTTTCGATATATTGTGTGATATCAATGACTGTCATATCACCAATCCGATATCATTATACTGGTAAATACGATGATGGGAATGATGAAGGAGTAATATACAAGCgtattttttcaagaaagtCTAGCGAATTTGATGAACCTAACAATAGCCCTGAAACAGCAGAAATGTATCTTTGGATGTATGTTAtcttcactttctttttcacttttcttGCTCTCTATATGTTGGTAAAACAAACGAAGATGGTTGTTAACACCAGACAAAAATACTTAGGGAGGCAGAATACAGTTACTGATAGAACCATTAGGATAACAGGGATACCCATCCAGCTTCGagatgaaaaagaattaaaaaaaaaaattgaagaccTAAAAATAGGTAAAGTTTCTTCCGTTACCATATGTCGCGAATGGGGTTCTTTAAATAATTTGTTTCATTATAGGAAAATGATATTGAAGCAGTTAGAGTTGAAAATAAGTGAATGTCCATACGAGTTCCGGAATGCAATTTACAATGATGAGCACTATACTTTGGGAAGACAAAGaaatgatattgaaaatggTATGGAAACTCAAAATGTAGACAACCAAACAGAAGTTATTTCAAATTCAGAGCCTGACAATAACGAACTTTTTGGGGAAATTCAACTCAATAAAAGACCAGTTATCCGGACAGGGTTGTGGGGCTTGTTTGGTGAGAAAGTAGATGCCATAAAATACTTACAACAACAGCTTGAAtttattgatgaagaaataaaagaagCTCGTAGAAAAAACTACTCGCCAACACCAACAGCTTTTGTGACAATGGACTCTGTAGCAAATGCACAAATGGCAGCACAAACGGTCTTGGATCCACGGGTTCTATATTTGATAACCCGGTTGGCTCCGGCACCTCACGATATTAACTGGGataatatttctttgtCTAGACGTGAAAGGTTATTCAAAGTCTACTCTGTTACTGTATTCATCGGAATTTGTAGCGCGTTTTTGGTTATTCCAGTGTCGTACCTTGCAACTTTATTAAATCTTAAAACAATCTCGAAATTTTGGCCAAGTTTGGGTgaattcttgaaaaacaaTGACTGGGCTCAGAATGTGGTTACAGGTCTATTACCAACATATATTTTCACTCTATTCAATGTTGTGATCCCATATTTCTATGAGTTTCTGACTAAAAGGCAAGGACTATTATCATATAGTGATGAGGAGTTATCCCTTGTCTCTAAGAATTTCTTTTATATTCTTGtcaatttgtttttggttttcacTTTGGCAGGTACAGCATCAAATTATTGGGGTTACTTAAGTGATACTACGAAAATTGCGTATCAGCTTGCAACATCAGTCAAAGAATTCTCCCTGTTTTATGTggatttgattatttttcaAGGTATAGGTATGTTTCCTTTCAAATTACTATTGGTAGGAAGTTTGATTGGCTTTCCATTTGTGAAAATCCAAAGCAAGACACcaagacaaagaaaagagctTTACAATCCACctgtttttaattttggCTTACAATTGCCACAATCCATTTTGATCTTCATAATTACATTAATTTACAGTGTTATGAGCACCAAAATTTTGGCATCAGGTTTGGCATACTTTATCATTGGTTACTATGTTTATAAATATCAACTTATTTTTGCGATGGATCATTTACCTCACTCGACAGGAAAAGTGTGGCCTTTAGTTTATAGGAGGGTCATATTAggccttcttctctttcaattgaCTATGGCCGGTACCTTGGCTGGTTTCCAAGGAGGTTGGGTTTTATCATCGTGCCTATTCCCATTACCTCTTATTACGTTAAGCTTCTGGATTGATTTCGAAAGAAATTATCTCCCATTGTCCAAGTTCATTGCTCTAAGTTCAATAAGAGAACATGAAAGAGATAATTCAATGGTTTGTAGCACTAATGATGTCGAGTCATACGAGTACCCATTATTAGTGGCTCCTTTAGAAGGGCCAATGATGGAATGA
- the VPS34 gene encoding phosphatidylinositol 3-kinase VPS34, with the protein MAVKSVTFFASHECDARLSIKVINLEGSNSLLKQSQKYTEPELSKRASNVIPNSDMFASLQIYDKESGRDLTIPICTKYVPFKNGRVWEQWLTLPVKIHQLNMSSMLRIKLWEFNGDTKILFGLMETPLFRSEDSTLKRGKEVFKFIKDSSEYASPYNDEHIKLINDYDTGELKTSQWLNSPVLEALQEKLNKGKLPIGTFKFTIEHAVTQIPIVYTSSEVANPQINIPTFHNLERSDINETSGKTETEIKISLGNSHDSTLFFYDPDQYNTDLVEEKFRRLERSSRETDIEKYIKPDAKKRDLLNAIIASPPGTKLNGHEKGLIWKYRYYLSNNKKALTKLLQSTNLSEESEIKEVLDLMDIWAEIDLDDTIELLGSQYTNLSVRSYAVNRLRKASDKELELYLLQLVQSVCFECTSTLSDKSSSEFTIVDIDRSKNEQDHLEGNSGAISDTSQFLADTFDKNSIMISPLAEFLIRRAIKNFRLGNFFYWFLRSESERNTFLVHILESFRSRLSERSSKIIDDQITLVDMLHQFCEEIKQSKETTAKKQELLLHLISSRMKPLFRNKSITLPLDPDVIAVDVIPSSCKVFKSSLSPLKITFLTTKGTQYSLMFKVGDDLIQDQLVVQIIKLMDQLLKNENVDLKLTPYNILATGKNEGAIEFIPNETMSSILSVHHGILKYLQKTYPSETEVDGVEPWVMDNFVKSCAGYCVITYILGVGDRHLDNLLIQPDGKFFHADFGYILGYDPKPFPPLMKLPPQIIEAFGGTDSANYDKFRSYCFVAYSILRRNAGLIINLFELMKTSDVPNIKMDPDGAVLKVIEKFAFDLSEEDATIHFQNLITSSVNALIPLVIDHLHNLAQYWRV; encoded by the coding sequence ATGGCTGTGAAGAGCGTTACTTTCTTTGCATCCCATGAATGTGATGCACGACTTAGCATCAAAGTCATCAATTTAGAAGGTAGTAACAGTTTATTAAAGCAATCACAGAAATACACAGAGCCAGAGCTTTCAAAAAGAGCATCAAATGTTATCCCTAACAGTGACATGTTTGCCTCACTACAAATTTACGACAAAGAAAGTGGAAGAGATCTCACAATACCTATCTGTACAAAATATGTTCCCTTTAAGAATGGCAGGGTATGGGAACAGTGGCTGACATTGCCGGTAAAAATACATCAGTTAAACATGTCATCGATGCTACGAATAAAATTATGGGAATTTAACGGTGATACTAAGATATTATTTGGTCTTATGGAAACTCCCCTTTTCCGTTCAGAAGACTCGACTTTGAAGCGTGGTAAGGAGGTATTCAAATTTATAAAGGACTCAAGTGAATATGCAAGTCCATATAACGATGAACATATCAAACTCATTAATGATTATGATACTGGTGAACTTAAAACTTCTCAATGGCTTAACTCACCCGTTTTAGAAGCACTACAAGAAAAATTAAACAAAGGTAAGTTACCTATAGGGACATTTAAGTTCACTATTGAGCATGCGGTAACTCAAATACCTATAGTATATACTTCTAGCGAAGTCGCAAACCCTCAAATTAATATCCCAACATTTCATAATTTGGAGAGGAGTGATATTAATGAAACTTCCGGTAAGACTGAAAcggaaatcaaaatctctTTGGGCAACTCCCATGATTCAACGCTATTCTTTTACGACCCCGATCAATACAATACCGACTTAGTGGAAGAGAAATTCAGAAGATTGGAGCGTTCATCAAGAGAAACAGACATAGAAAAATACATTAAACCAGatgcaaagaaaagagatttGTTGAATGCTATAATAGCGAGTCCGCCTGGTACTAAATTGAATGGACATGAAAAAGGGTTGATATGGAAGTATAGGTATTATCTATCGAACAATAAAAAGGCTCTGACAAAACTTTTACAAAGTACTAATCTTTCAGAAGAATCAGAAATCAAGGAAGTTCTCGATCTTATGGATATTTGGGCCGAAATAGACCTTGATGATACGATAGAATTGTTAGGTTCGCAATATACTAATCTTTCAGTTCGTTCATATGCAGTGAACAGATTAAGGAAAGCATCTGATAAAGAACTTGAACTCTATTTGTTACAATTAGTACAGTCAGTATGTTTTGAATGTACGTCAACATTATCAGATAAATCCAGTAGTGAATTCACAATTGTTGATATAGATAGATCCAAAAATGAACAAGACCATCTAGAAGGTAACTCTGGAGCTATTTCCGATACGTCTCAGTTTTTAGCTGATACTTTTGACAAAAACTCGATTATGATATCCCCGTTAGCTGAGTTTTTAATTAGGCGGGCCATTAAAAACTTCAGGTTAGGAAATTTTTTCTATTGGTTCTTGAGATCGGAGTCAGAAAGAAACACTTTTTTGGTTCATATTCTGGAGAGCTTTAGAAGTAGACTATCTGAAAGGTCAAGTAAAATCATAGACGATCAGATTACCTTAGTTGATATGCTACATCAATTTTgtgaagaaatcaagcaaagtaaagaaacaactgcaaaaaaacaagaacttcttcttcatctgatTTCTTCTCGTATGAAACCACTTTTCAGAAATAAATCGATCACGTTGCCGCTAGATCCTGATGTTATTGCTGTAGATGTTATACCTTCTTCATGCAAAGTTTTCAAAAGTTCGCTGTCTCCCTTAAAAATTACATTTTTAACGACAAAGGGTACTCAATACTCTTTGATGTTTAAAGTTGGGGATGATTTAATCCAGGATCAATTGGTTGTCCAAATTATCAAGCTCATGGACCAGTTATTAAAGAACGAAAACGTCGATTTGAAGCTTACACCATATAATATCTTAGCCACAGGTAAAAATGAAGGCGCTATTGAGTTTATACCCAATGAAACAATGAGCAGTATCTTAAGTGTACATCATGGTATATTGAAATACTTACAAAAAACGTACCCATCTGAAACGGAAGTTGATGGAGTAGAACCATGGGTGATGGACAATTTTGTGAAATCGTGTGCTGGGTATTGCGTAATTACTTATATTTTAGGTGTTGGTGACAGACACCTTGATAATTTACTAATTCAACCAGACGGTAAATTTTTCCATGCGGATTTCGGTTATATACTAGGATACGATCCAAAACCATTTCCTCCTTTAATGAAACTTCCTCCTCAAATCATCGAAGCTTTCGGGGGTACAGACTCCGCAAACTATGACAAATTCAGGTCATATTGCTTTGTTGCTTACTCTATTCTTCGGAGGAACGCAGGTCTCATAATTAATTTGTTTGAGTTGATGAAGACTTCTGATGTTCCTAATATAAAAATGGACCCGGACGGTGCTGTTTTAAAGGTCATAGAAAAGTTCGCGTTTGACCTTTCAGAGGAGGACGCTACCATACACTTCCAGAACCTAATCACTAGTAGTGTCAACGCATTGATACCTCTAGTTATAGATCATTTGCATAACCTAGCTCAATATTGGAGAGTATAG
- the MSS116 gene encoding ATP-dependent RNA helicase, with product MLYLNRVSRYASGVKGLAIQFASLRSIHTTSVIGIQHSSVLCEERGYRAHNKKSFKPNDRGFRDSGNRKNYRDRGRPQSSRYNGSKSKYDREESDVSSVFKGTDFNVTTLGPESFKETVTIDSLLKENLLDESIHRAISSMNFESLTPVQQRTIKPILESSNDIAAKAKTGTGKTLAFLIPIFQHLVKTKLEAPTAVKAVIIAPTRDLAIQISAEIKLLQDSNNALKSYHYSTLIGGTNLDKSLMDLSTNKPNIIVGTPGRINDIVDRVGPRFFKNVDFKVVDEADTLLQIGFLKELSMISKNLNELNVHAPDHIRTLLFSATMDKSVKELARTIFNKKECTFIDTVDKNASEAHERIEQKLVITETFGDSMVALIGSIQAQLEKKKNFKAILFLPTVRFVDFFGGVLNRSLPKDMDIIKFHGKIDQKKRTKLVGRFKRSNHGLFVCTDVGARGMHFPDVEHVYQLCVPTQLPNYIHRIGRTARAGNEGAATIFLFKDELKFVDQLKRSTNVVIKNQSDYHRKDDERWETIASCITSNRDFPEALKTIVGFYKGAQSEYGFSSKAVENILRSYSELHGDPSVLLQFTRHQLNNYFSNRDLGNVADLITVKKSYSHDNNRGFDDDFSSYNSRQNSHKPDRFTKSNRFEDRNVRSDSRRRNNYSKSNFSFDN from the coding sequence ATGTTGTATCTGAATCGTGTTTCCAGATACGCTTCTGGAGTGAAAGGACTAGCCATCCAATTCGCTAGTCTAAGGTCTATCCATACTACCTCTGTTATTGGCATTCAGCACTCTTCAGTGCTATGTGAAGAGAGAGGCTACAGGGCTCACAATAAAAAGAGTTTTAAGCCTAACGATAGAGGATTTAGAGACAGCGGTAATAGGAAAAACTACCGTGACCGTGGTCGTCCACAATCATCCAGATATAATGGTAGTAAGTCGAAATACgatagagaagaaagtgatGTGAGCTCAGTATTCAAGGGAACTGATTTCAATGTTACCACTCTTGGTCCAGAATCTTTTAAAGAGACTGTAACGATTGACTcgttgttgaaagaaaacttATTGGATGAAAGTATTCATCGTGCCATTTCTTCTATGAACTTTGAATCATTGACTCCTGTTCAACAACGTACAATCAAGCCTATTTTAGAAAGTTCTAACGACATTGCAGCCAAGGCAAAAACTGGTACAGGGAAAACCTTGGCATTTTTAATTCCAATATTCCAACATTTGGTAAAGACAAAGTTAGAAGCTCCCACTGCTGTAAAGGCCGTCATAATTGCACCTACCAGAGATTTGGCCATCCAAATTTCTGCTGAAATTAAACTGCTACAAGATAGCAATAATGCCTTAAAATCTTATCACTACTCGACTTTGATTGGTGGTACTAACCTTGACAAATCGTTGATGGATCTTTCTACCAATAAACCAAATATTATAGTTGGTACTCCTGGTCGGATAAACGATATCGTAGATAGAGTTGGTCCTCgatttttcaaaaacgtTGACTTCAAGGTTGTAGATGAAGCAGATACTTTGTTGCAAATTGGATTCCTAAAAGAACTTTCtatgatttcaaaaaatttgaacGAGCTAAATGTACATGCCCCAGATCATATAAGAACTTTGTTATTCTCTGCTACCATGGACAAAAGTGTCAAAGAGTTGGCACGTACCATCTTTAATAAGAAGGAATGTACCTTTATCGATACTGTTGATAAAAACGCATCTGAAGCGCATGAAAGAATTGAGCAAAAGTTAGTTATCACTGAAACATTTGGTGATAGTATGGTTGCTCTCATTGGATCAATTCAAGCCCagttggaaaaaaagaagaacttcaaAGCAATCTTATTTTTACCAACAGTGAGGTTCGTCGACTTTTTTGGCGGAGTATTGAACCGCTCTCTACCTAAAGATATGGATATCATTAAATTCCATGGTAAAATCgatcaaaagaaaagaactaAATTGGTTGGAAGATTCAAGAGAAGTAATCACGGTCTCTTTGTTTGTACAGATGTTGGTGCCCGTGGTATGCATTTCCCAGATGTTGAGCATGTGTACCAACTCTGTGTACCAACTCAATTACCAAACTATATTCATAGAATTGGGAGAACTGCTCGTGCCGGTAATGAAGGTGCTGCAActattttcttgtttaaaGACGAACTTAAGTTTGTGGACCAGTTAAAACGTTCAACCAACGTTGTTATCAAAAATCAAAGTGATTACCATAGAAAGGATGATGAGCGTTGGGAAACTATTGCGTCCTGTATTACTAGTAACCGCGATTTCCCTGAAGCGTTGAAAACTATTGTCGGTTTCTATAAAGGTGCTCAAAGTGAATATGGTTTCAGCTCTAAGGCTGTTGAAAATATCTTACGGTCATATTCTGAATTGCATGGCGATCCTAGCGTTCTACTTCAATTTACACGTCATCAGTTGAATAACTACTTTTCAAACAGAGATTTAGGTAATGTGGCTGATCTCATTACTGTAAAAAAATCATACTCTCATGACAATAACCGTGgatttgatgatgatttcaGTTCCTACAATTCCAGACAAAATAGCCACAAGCCAGATCGTTTCACTAAGAGCAATCGCTTCGAAGACAGAAATGTTCGTTCAGATTCTCGTCGTAGAAACAATTATTCAAAGAGTAATTTCTCGTTTGACAATTGA